A stretch of the Thiomicrorhabdus xiamenensis genome encodes the following:
- the rlmB gene encoding 23S rRNA (guanosine(2251)-2'-O)-methyltransferase RlmB: MKQQLIFGIHAIERFIKQAPQSVFSISFLKGRLNPRQQALLDQARSLDLQVELVNKSVFAKIDGNHQGVMAMVEKQKDLSEADLLKIAEETANPLFVFLDEVQDPHNLGAILRTADAVGVDAVIIPKNQSVGVNATVRKVACGAADTVKLVVVTNLVRSMKELQQNGMWMIGLAGETDKTIYQQDFSGAIGIVMGAEGTGLRRLTREACDHLAAIPMVGSVESLNVSVATGVTLYEAFRQRNL, encoded by the coding sequence GTGAAGCAACAGTTGATTTTCGGCATTCATGCGATTGAACGCTTTATCAAGCAGGCTCCGCAGTCGGTTTTCAGCATCTCTTTTCTGAAAGGGCGTTTGAATCCACGTCAACAGGCACTACTGGATCAGGCGCGTTCTTTGGACCTGCAGGTCGAGTTGGTTAATAAATCCGTTTTTGCCAAGATCGATGGCAATCACCAGGGTGTCATGGCCATGGTTGAAAAGCAGAAAGATTTGAGCGAAGCGGATCTGCTGAAAATCGCCGAAGAAACGGCTAATCCGCTGTTTGTTTTTCTGGACGAAGTTCAGGACCCGCATAATTTAGGCGCGATTCTGCGCACCGCTGACGCTGTTGGGGTTGATGCTGTCATCATTCCTAAAAACCAGTCTGTCGGGGTTAATGCGACAGTGCGAAAAGTGGCCTGTGGTGCGGCGGATACCGTTAAGCTGGTTGTGGTCACGAATCTGGTGCGCAGCATGAAAGAGTTGCAGCAGAATGGTATGTGGATGATCGGTTTGGCGGGTGAGACTGACAAGACCATTTATCAGCAGGATTTCTCGGGGGCGATCGGAATTGTGATGGGGGCGGAAGGAACTGGGTTGCGACGTCTGACGCGTGAGGCGTGCGACCATCTGGCGGCCATTCCAATGGTGGGGAGTGTTGAGAGTTTGAATGTCTCCGTTGCCACAGGGGTGACGCTTTACGAAGCTTTCCGACAGAGAAATTTATAA
- the pal gene encoding peptidoglycan-associated lipoprotein Pal, producing the protein MKKYAKLFATALMGSALIGCSATPEVNDNYQYSEPKADGAASTTQSAADQGAQSGATDLDAGKKALTPEQMKALLSGKVIYFEYDRSDIGTEYYDIIKMNAEYLSQNPQAKLTIAGHCDERGSREYNLALGERRALSVKNAIMAEGVSANRINVISFGEDMPVDEGHSEASWSKNRRAEFNY; encoded by the coding sequence ATGAAGAAATACGCTAAACTTTTTGCCACGGCCTTGATGGGCTCAGCTTTGATCGGCTGTAGTGCCACACCGGAAGTGAACGATAATTACCAATACAGTGAGCCTAAAGCTGATGGTGCCGCTTCAACAACTCAAAGTGCTGCCGATCAAGGCGCTCAGAGCGGTGCAACCGATCTTGACGCAGGCAAAAAAGCACTGACGCCGGAACAGATGAAGGCGCTATTGAGCGGTAAAGTGATTTATTTTGAATATGACCGTTCGGACATTGGTACCGAATATTATGACATTATCAAAATGAACGCTGAATACTTGAGTCAGAATCCACAAGCCAAGCTGACAATCGCAGGGCACTGTGACGAGCGTGGTTCTCGTGAATATAACCTTGCGCTTGGTGAACGCCGTGCTTTGTCGGTTAAAAATGCGATTATGGCCGAAGGGGTCAGTGCAAACCGTATTAATGTTATAAGCTTTGGTGAAGATATGCCGGTTGACGAAGGCCATTCAGAAGCGTCATGGTCGAAAAACCGTCGTGCGGAATTTAATTATTAA
- the fnr gene encoding fumarate/nitrate reduction transcriptional regulator Fnr — MKEVKSAFNVSCKNCGLQKVCFPTGLRREDVDRLDDIVDRRSPLKKGQHLFEASDKFSALFAIRAGVIKLYSFTDSGEEIVHGFYLPGDVLGIDALGSKQHQYSAVALDTTSVCTLPFEKFTELTESIPNLNQQMLNAISKEVLDGRMHSELLIRRNADQRVAQFVWNMSERYRNRGYASDEFRLSILHRDVAVYLGLTPETVSRILAKFHAENIVTWKKKEVMIHDMQRLMHIAGVHSSCDSCKATA, encoded by the coding sequence ATGAAAGAAGTTAAGTCAGCCTTTAATGTCAGCTGCAAAAACTGCGGTTTGCAAAAAGTGTGTTTCCCTACTGGTTTGCGCCGCGAAGACGTAGATCGTTTGGATGATATTGTGGACAGACGCTCACCTTTAAAGAAAGGTCAGCATCTCTTTGAAGCCAGTGATAAGTTCAGCGCACTGTTTGCGATACGAGCCGGAGTGATAAAGCTTTATTCGTTCACGGATAGCGGTGAAGAGATTGTACACGGCTTCTACCTGCCGGGCGATGTTCTCGGAATCGATGCTTTGGGCAGTAAACAGCATCAATATAGTGCTGTCGCGCTTGATACCACCAGTGTTTGTACCCTTCCTTTTGAAAAATTCACCGAACTGACTGAATCGATTCCGAATCTGAACCAACAGATGCTTAATGCAATCAGTAAAGAAGTTCTGGATGGTCGAATGCATTCGGAACTCTTGATTCGCCGCAATGCAGATCAAAGGGTTGCTCAGTTTGTTTGGAATATGTCCGAGCGTTACCGTAACCGTGGTTATGCCAGTGATGAATTCAGATTAAGCATTCTGCATCGTGATGTGGCCGTGTATTTGGGATTAACGCCAGAGACGGTATCTCGCATTCTCGCTAAATTTCATGCAGAAAATATCGTTACCTGGAAGAAGAAAGAAGTCATGATTCATGATATGCAGCGTCTGATGCATATCGCCGGCGTGCACTCAAGCTGTGATTCATGCAAAGCAACGGCGTAA
- the rnr gene encoding ribonuclease R translates to MTTEKQTDLNDPHATREAEKYDNPIPSREFILQTLEELQKPLRLFEVAKAVNVDEDDEERYEALSRRLKAMVRDGQLIRNRRGAFGLLKKMDLIKGRVLGHPDGFGFVVPDEGGKDLFLSEKEMHKILHGDRVIASVVGEDRRGRQEGIIVEVTEHCTAQLLGRLSLEDGMAWVRPDNNRIAQDVFIPQDGLMDAKEDQIVLVEILHQPSARSGPIGKVVEVVGDYMAPGMEIDSAIHAHGIPNSWSDALIAELDQIGDEVTEADLEGRKDLRNLQLVTIDGADTKDFDDAVFAKRRKNGWKLIVAIADVSHYVKPGTELDKEALKRGNSVYFPQRVVPMLPSKLSDGLCSLNPHVDRLCMVADMAIDESGKLERTQFYQAVMNSKARLTYTQVNEMVTDANSPLRSEYSEQIENVDTLYELFKVLQKAREERGALEFDTTETRIVFDDERKIKEIVPVVRNDAHKLIEECMLMANVATARFLKWHKMPIVYRVHESPMEDRLQNLRTFLADFGLTLNGGDTPTAQDFAEVAAQVEDKPYKHLVQTVMLRSMNQAVYHPENKGHFGLNYENYTHFTSPIRRYPDLLVHRAIRHVWSKQPISDFIYDDAKMVEMGQHCSDTERRADDATRDAETFLKCEFLSHRLGEEYEAVITAATNFGLFVEMDPLYVEGLVHITELGDDYFHYDNARHCLKGERTGKVYRLGDRIKVQVAQVNLDERKVDLRFIESLTESEDTGESEEVREDSAPAEGESQDDNGAKKKPRKKRYYRKKRSGGKSSKPKAKS, encoded by the coding sequence TTAACGATCCTCATGCAACGCGTGAGGCAGAAAAGTACGACAATCCAATCCCTAGCCGTGAATTTATTTTGCAGACGCTGGAAGAGTTACAGAAACCTTTGCGCCTGTTTGAAGTAGCCAAAGCGGTAAATGTCGACGAGGATGACGAAGAACGCTATGAAGCTTTGTCGCGCCGTCTGAAAGCGATGGTGCGTGACGGCCAGTTGATCCGAAACCGCCGCGGTGCTTTCGGTCTGCTGAAGAAGATGGATCTGATTAAAGGTCGCGTTCTTGGCCACCCGGACGGTTTCGGTTTTGTTGTTCCCGATGAGGGCGGCAAGGACCTGTTCCTGTCCGAAAAAGAGATGCATAAAATCCTGCATGGCGATCGCGTTATCGCGTCGGTTGTCGGAGAGGATCGTCGTGGACGTCAGGAAGGTATTATCGTTGAGGTAACCGAACACTGTACCGCCCAGCTTCTGGGACGCTTGAGTCTGGAAGACGGTATGGCTTGGGTACGTCCGGATAATAATCGCATTGCGCAGGATGTATTCATTCCGCAGGATGGTTTGATGGATGCGAAGGAAGATCAGATTGTTCTGGTTGAAATTCTGCATCAGCCGTCGGCACGTTCCGGCCCGATCGGGAAAGTGGTTGAAGTCGTCGGGGATTATATGGCTCCGGGGATGGAAATCGATTCGGCAATTCACGCCCACGGAATTCCGAATAGCTGGTCGGACGCCCTGATTGCCGAGCTGGATCAGATCGGTGACGAGGTGACTGAAGCGGATCTGGAAGGACGTAAGGATCTCCGTAATCTGCAGCTGGTGACGATTGACGGCGCGGATACGAAAGATTTCGATGATGCGGTGTTTGCCAAGCGTCGCAAGAACGGCTGGAAGCTTATCGTCGCCATTGCCGACGTATCGCATTATGTTAAGCCTGGAACCGAGTTGGATAAGGAAGCGCTCAAGCGCGGAAACTCGGTTTATTTCCCGCAGCGCGTGGTTCCGATGCTGCCGTCCAAGCTTTCCGACGGGCTATGTTCATTGAATCCTCATGTTGACCGTCTTTGTATGGTTGCTGATATGGCGATTGACGAGAGCGGTAAGCTTGAACGTACTCAGTTCTATCAGGCAGTAATGAACTCCAAGGCGCGTTTAACCTATACTCAGGTTAACGAAATGGTTACCGATGCCAATTCTCCGCTGCGTTCAGAGTATTCCGAGCAGATCGAAAACGTCGATACGCTATACGAATTGTTCAAGGTTCTGCAGAAGGCTCGTGAAGAACGCGGTGCGCTGGAGTTTGATACTACTGAAACGCGCATTGTGTTTGATGACGAGCGTAAGATCAAAGAGATTGTTCCGGTCGTGCGCAATGACGCTCATAAACTGATCGAAGAATGTATGTTGATGGCAAACGTGGCTACGGCGCGTTTCCTGAAATGGCACAAAATGCCGATCGTGTATCGTGTTCACGAATCGCCGATGGAAGACCGCTTGCAGAACCTGCGCACTTTCCTGGCGGACTTTGGTTTGACCTTAAACGGTGGCGATACGCCAACCGCTCAGGATTTTGCTGAAGTTGCCGCTCAGGTAGAGGATAAGCCGTACAAACATCTGGTGCAGACGGTTATGCTGCGTTCGATGAATCAGGCTGTGTACCACCCTGAAAACAAAGGTCACTTTGGTCTGAATTATGAGAACTATACGCACTTTACTTCACCGATTCGACGTTATCCGGATCTGTTGGTACATCGTGCAATCCGTCATGTTTGGAGTAAGCAGCCCATTTCGGACTTTATCTATGATGATGCCAAAATGGTGGAGATGGGGCAGCACTGTTCGGATACTGAACGTCGTGCAGACGATGCAACCCGTGATGCAGAAACCTTCTTGAAGTGCGAATTCCTTTCTCACCGACTGGGTGAAGAGTATGAAGCGGTGATCACTGCTGCAACCAACTTCGGTCTGTTTGTTGAAATGGATCCTCTGTATGTTGAAGGCTTGGTGCACATTACCGAGTTGGGTGACGACTACTTCCATTACGATAACGCCCGTCACTGCCTAAAAGGGGAGCGTACAGGTAAAGTTTACCGTTTAGGTGATCGCATAAAGGTTCAGGTTGCTCAGGTTAACCTTGATGAGCGCAAAGTAGATTTGCGTTTTATCGAGAGCCTGACGGAATCCGAGGATACCGGCGAATCCGAAGAGGTTCGTGAGGATTCTGCTCCGGCCGAAGGCGAATCACAAGACGATAATGGCGCTAAGAAAAAGCCACGTAAGAAACGCTACTATCGCAAGAAGCGTAGTGGAGGTAAATCTTCCAAGCCGAAGGCGAAATCGTGA
- the pepN gene encoding aminopeptidase N produces MTKSAPKVNYLKDYQTPAFTVDSVFLEFLLQPEATQVTNRMQIGRLRAGDLWLDGESLDLLSVHLDGEDVTSQCRVEETGLSLSTDKEQFELEIVTRINPEKNTALEGLYRTSGNYCTQCEAEGFRKITYFFDRPDVLSVFTTKVVADKSQNRYLLANGNLTESGDLPNGQHYAVWQDPFKKPCYLFALVAGNLEKISDTFRTQDGRDVALEIYVEPRNIDKCEHAMESLKRSMAWDESRFGLIYDLDIYMIVAVDDFNMGAMENKGLNVFNSKFVLAKPESATDVDYEGIEAVIGHEYFHNWTGNRVTCRDWFQLTLKEGLTVFRDQEFTADMLSPAVKRIEDVKRLRSNQFPEDAGPMSHPIQPQSYIEMNNFYTMTVYEKGAEVVRLYHTLLGEGGFRKGMDLYFERHDGQAVTVQDFRNAMADANGVDLQQMHNWYVQSGTPVLKIESEYDAQMQTLTVNCEQSLPETEDFKPLLIPIGFGMLNSEGHSLQLQPIESHLQTVELRSETNAVLKMTKAQQQFVFNGVQTQPILSLLRGFSAPVKLSYDYSDQELALLASADEDSFVRWEAMQTLLLRTVQAKVAALKSVEEYAVPQLLVDTAEKLLLDHSLDPALVAMSLTLPELGYIGEQYREVDVDAIHQAHNWLKNGLAQALQDEWRNTYLRMQDDSEYRYDKRQIAERMLKNVALAYLGCLAQHQERVFEQYRAQHNMTDVLAAMKIMLHQGHSQTDQALQDFYQRWRGDNLVIDKWFAMQAETQNETALEKAQSLLSHPDFSLTNPNRVRSLLGVFARLNLVGFHRADGAGYQMVAEQIIKVDELNPQIAARLLGPFTHWKRYDAERQKLMRAALQRILDRDNVSKDVYEIASKSLA; encoded by the coding sequence ATGACAAAGAGTGCTCCGAAAGTAAATTATCTCAAAGACTATCAAACGCCTGCATTCACCGTTGATTCGGTGTTTCTTGAGTTTCTGCTTCAGCCAGAAGCGACGCAGGTAACCAATCGTATGCAGATAGGGCGTTTGCGCGCTGGCGATCTGTGGCTTGATGGTGAGAGTTTGGATTTACTCTCGGTGCATTTGGATGGCGAAGATGTTACCTCCCAATGTCGAGTTGAAGAAACCGGACTGAGCCTTTCAACCGATAAGGAACAGTTTGAACTGGAAATTGTGACCCGGATTAACCCGGAGAAAAATACCGCATTGGAAGGTCTGTATCGGACGAGCGGTAATTATTGCACCCAGTGCGAGGCGGAAGGCTTTAGGAAAATCACATACTTCTTTGATCGTCCCGATGTGTTAAGTGTCTTTACGACCAAGGTGGTTGCCGATAAATCGCAAAATCGCTACCTTTTGGCTAACGGTAATCTAACCGAGTCCGGTGATTTACCTAACGGGCAACATTACGCAGTGTGGCAGGATCCTTTCAAAAAACCGTGCTATCTGTTTGCGTTAGTTGCCGGTAATCTGGAAAAAATTTCCGATACTTTCCGTACACAAGACGGGCGGGATGTTGCTTTGGAAATCTATGTCGAACCACGCAATATCGATAAGTGCGAGCATGCGATGGAATCGCTTAAGCGCTCTATGGCGTGGGATGAGAGCCGTTTCGGACTGATCTACGATTTGGATATCTATATGATTGTCGCGGTGGACGATTTTAATATGGGCGCGATGGAGAACAAGGGGTTGAATGTTTTTAACTCCAAATTTGTTCTTGCCAAGCCGGAGAGTGCAACTGACGTCGATTACGAGGGAATCGAAGCGGTGATCGGCCACGAATATTTTCATAACTGGACCGGAAACCGTGTCACCTGTCGCGATTGGTTTCAGTTGACTTTGAAAGAGGGCTTGACGGTTTTCCGTGATCAGGAGTTTACCGCGGATATGCTCTCCCCGGCGGTCAAACGAATTGAAGATGTTAAGCGATTGCGCTCCAATCAGTTTCCTGAAGATGCCGGACCCATGTCGCATCCGATCCAGCCGCAGTCTTATATTGAAATGAATAACTTCTATACCATGACGGTGTATGAAAAAGGAGCGGAAGTAGTTCGCTTGTATCATACGCTGCTTGGTGAAGGCGGTTTCCGTAAAGGTATGGATCTGTATTTCGAGCGTCATGATGGTCAGGCGGTCACTGTTCAAGATTTCCGTAACGCCATGGCGGATGCCAACGGTGTGGATCTGCAGCAGATGCATAACTGGTACGTCCAGTCGGGTACGCCTGTTCTGAAGATCGAGAGTGAGTATGATGCTCAGATGCAGACTTTAACGGTGAACTGCGAGCAGAGTTTACCCGAGACAGAAGATTTCAAGCCGTTGTTGATACCGATCGGTTTCGGGATGTTGAATTCCGAAGGTCATTCTTTGCAACTGCAGCCGATTGAAAGCCATTTGCAGACGGTTGAATTGCGCAGTGAGACCAATGCGGTCTTGAAAATGACGAAAGCGCAGCAGCAGTTCGTTTTTAACGGCGTGCAGACTCAGCCCATATTGTCGCTTTTGCGCGGGTTCTCTGCGCCGGTGAAACTGAGTTACGATTACAGCGATCAGGAGTTAGCGCTGCTGGCTTCTGCCGATGAAGACAGTTTTGTCCGTTGGGAGGCGATGCAGACTTTGTTGTTAAGAACGGTACAGGCCAAGGTAGCGGCTTTGAAATCGGTCGAAGAGTACGCTGTTCCGCAGTTGCTTGTCGATACTGCCGAGAAGCTGTTGCTTGATCATTCTCTGGATCCGGCGCTGGTAGCGATGAGTCTGACGTTGCCTGAGTTAGGTTATATCGGTGAGCAGTACCGAGAGGTTGATGTGGATGCGATTCACCAAGCGCATAATTGGCTTAAAAATGGCCTGGCGCAAGCGCTGCAGGATGAATGGCGCAACACCTACTTACGCATGCAGGATGATTCCGAATACCGTTATGATAAACGACAGATAGCCGAGCGTATGCTTAAAAATGTTGCGCTGGCGTACCTTGGTTGTCTTGCGCAACATCAGGAACGCGTGTTTGAGCAGTATCGTGCTCAGCATAATATGACCGATGTGCTTGCAGCGATGAAAATCATGCTTCATCAAGGTCATTCGCAAACGGATCAGGCATTGCAGGATTTCTACCAAAGATGGCGAGGGGATAATCTGGTGATTGATAAATGGTTTGCCATGCAAGCCGAAACACAAAACGAGACGGCGCTGGAAAAAGCACAGAGCCTGTTGTCGCACCCGGACTTCTCATTGACGAATCCAAACAGGGTTCGTAGTCTTCTGGGCGTTTTCGCGCGTCTGAATCTGGTCGGGTTCCATCGTGCGGACGGAGCCGGCTATCAGATGGTGGCTGAGCAGATTATCAAAGTCGATGAGTTAAACCCACAGATTGCCGCTCGATTGCTCGGGCCTTTCACGCACTGGAAACGCTACGATGCTGAGCGTCAGAAGTTGATGCGTGCGGCTTTACAGCGTATCCTCGATCGAGATAATGTTTCCAAAGATGTATATGAAATTGCGAGCAAGTCTTTAGCTTAA
- a CDS encoding PfkB family carbohydrate kinase, translating to MAKFLAIGNAVLDTIFTVEQHPKEDQEIRAISRENRVGGNVNNMLYVLNQLGHEAAICSTSATDTESKQLITGMQERGIDCTHIQKFIQGSTPNSIVTLNAHNGSRTIVHYRDLPEVSFDFFAKIEIEEYDWIHFEGRNVDNLQGMLNISKTFLDNQPISMEVEKPRENIESLFHQANLIIFSHHYAGAKGFNNGEELLNDIAKLAPNSQLVCTWGAKGVWYKALNAKVEHLPALPVNPVVDTLGAGDTFNAGLLSKLSEGASLSEACEFANHLAAQKIQKMGLDDILNAKPENQPIANIKQLSKAKATVIDLNNRGGVILIKQDEEVRAYENNCPHQNVPLNEAYKIDVNPFDQTMKCSVHDAFFKIDDGECVEGPCWGEHLTPVSIRMDDQGDIYLV from the coding sequence ATGGCAAAATTTCTGGCAATCGGGAATGCCGTACTGGATACAATTTTTACCGTTGAGCAACACCCTAAAGAGGATCAGGAGATCCGAGCCATTAGTCGAGAAAACAGAGTCGGCGGCAATGTAAACAACATGCTTTACGTCCTTAACCAACTCGGTCACGAAGCGGCAATTTGCTCAACAAGCGCAACCGATACGGAATCAAAACAGCTCATCACAGGGATGCAGGAGCGCGGCATTGACTGCACACATATCCAAAAGTTTATTCAAGGCAGTACGCCAAACTCCATCGTGACTCTTAACGCCCATAATGGTAGCCGCACAATCGTCCACTATCGCGATCTGCCGGAAGTCAGCTTTGATTTTTTTGCCAAAATCGAAATCGAAGAGTATGACTGGATTCACTTTGAAGGACGCAATGTCGATAATCTGCAAGGAATGCTCAATATCAGTAAAACCTTCCTTGATAATCAACCGATCTCAATGGAAGTAGAAAAACCGCGCGAAAATATTGAATCGCTTTTCCATCAAGCCAACCTGATTATCTTTTCGCATCACTATGCTGGAGCCAAAGGCTTCAACAACGGTGAAGAGTTGCTGAACGACATTGCCAAGTTGGCTCCAAACAGTCAGCTGGTCTGTACTTGGGGTGCCAAAGGTGTCTGGTATAAAGCGCTCAACGCGAAAGTCGAACACCTGCCGGCATTGCCGGTCAACCCGGTTGTCGATACCCTTGGCGCCGGGGATACATTTAATGCAGGTTTACTAAGTAAGCTATCCGAAGGCGCGTCCCTGTCCGAGGCATGCGAATTTGCCAACCATCTGGCCGCGCAGAAAATTCAGAAGATGGGACTGGATGATATCCTAAACGCCAAACCGGAAAACCAACCGATTGCCAATATTAAACAGCTGAGCAAAGCCAAAGCGACGGTGATCGACTTAAATAACCGCGGCGGCGTTATTCTCATTAAGCAGGATGAAGAAGTTCGCGCCTACGAAAATAATTGCCCGCATCAGAATGTGCCTCTTAACGAAGCCTACAAAATAGATGTAAACCCTTTTGATCAAACCATGAAGTGTTCGGTACACGACGCCTTCTTTAAAATTGACGACGGCGAATGCGTAGAAGGCCCTTGCTGGGGGGAGCATCTAACGCCCGTCAGCATCCGCATGGATGATCAAGGGGATATTTACTTGGTATAG